One stretch of Argiope bruennichi chromosome 3, qqArgBrue1.1, whole genome shotgun sequence DNA includes these proteins:
- the LOC129962611 gene encoding growth arrest-specific protein 2-like isoform X1, translating to MKHYNEHDERYDSFEEYHEQVLQYVHRRDRLLEAEKTKICVWIKDLLKVEDITAQNFMDKLDNGVIICKLARLIQQKAEECKRRGLITETVPSVRFKCWENAKSESFYARDNADNFIRWCRKFGVHEAVIFESDGLVLHTQPRTVVLCLLELGRIASKYDIEPPGLVQLEKEIDAQEEDRSSDGLSPISTGSSSPNLVRSRTESALSLNSSRSLLTSPDSGIDNIHNMRPRNRLSYTPPSSAETKKQHKPSELDKKVMKIANNVCKDNIQINRISEGKYCIGGKNVFVRLLKGRHVMVRVGGGWDTLEHFLSRHEPCQVIVVNRKNSLSDEYISLACNGSPDSFLHIRAKYKTPLSTPTTPEYKQLA from the exons ATGAAGCATTACAACGAACACGACGAACGATACGATTCCTTCGAGGAATATCACGAACAAGTCTTGCAATACGTTCATCGTAGAGATAGACTACTAGAAGCTGAAAAAACGAAGATTTGTGTTTGGATAAAAGATCTTTTGA AAGTCGAAGACATTACAGCTCAAAATTTTATGGACAAGTTGGACAATGGAGTCATTATCTGTAAATTAGCAAGACTTATTCAACAAAAAGCGGAAGAGTGCAAGAGACGAGGACTTATTACAGAA ACCGTTCCATCTGTCCGCTTCAAGTGTTGGGAGAACGCCAAGTCTGAATCCTTTTATGCCAGAGACAATGCGGATAACTTTATACGATGGTGTCGAAAATTCGGGGTGCACGAAGCTGTCATTTTCGAGTCAGACGGCCTGG TTCTACATACCCAGCCCCGCACAGTGGTATTGTGCCTCCTGGAGTTGGGACGCATTGCCTCCAAGTATGACATTGAACCCCCTGGACTGGTCCAACTAGAGAAAGAGATCGATGCCCAAGAGGAAGATAGGTCCTCTGATGGGCTGAGTCCGATATCCACGGGCTCTTCTTCACCGAACTTGGTTCGGAGCCGGACCGAGTCCGCCCTGTCCCTAAACTCCTCAAGGAGCCTGCTCACCAGCCCCGACAGTGGTATCGACAACATCCACAACATGAGACCGAGGAACAGGCTCTCCTACACGCCGCCCTCCTCTGCAGAGACCAAGAAGCAGCACAAACCCTCCGAGCTAGACAAAAAA GTTATGAAGATAGCAAATAACGTCTGCAAAGATAATATTCAGATAAACCGTATTTCTGAAGGAAAATACTGCATTGGGGGCAAGAATGTTTTTGTTCGG TTGTTAAAGGGGCGTCATGTGATGGTCCGAGTGGGTGGAGGCTGGGATACCCTGGAACACTTCCTGTCCCGCCACGAACCATGCCAAGTCATCGTGGTCAACAGAAAGAATTCCTTGTCAGACGAATACATCTCTCTTGCTTGCAATGGATCACCAGATTCCTTCTTGCACATTCGAGCAAAATATAAAACACCTTTGTCGACTCCCACGACGCCAGAGTACAAGCAGCTAGCTTGA